Proteins found in one Enterococcus sp. 9D6_DIV0238 genomic segment:
- the glmM gene encoding phosphoglucosamine mutase, whose translation MGKYFGTDGVRGIANKELTPELAFKLGRFGGYVLSQHEDSTRRPRVLVGRDTRISGQLLEQALIAGLLSVGIEVFQLGVISTPGVAYLTRLQKASAGVMISASHNPAEDNGIKFFGSDGFKLVDDQELEIEALLDAQEDTLPRPSAEGLGSLDEFPEGLLKYSQFLVQTIPGDLSGITVCIDAANGATATSVNRLFADLETEFFTMGTSPNGLNINDGVGSTHPEKLAEMVVEKNADVGLAFDGDGDRIIAVDELGNIIDGDKIMFICAKYLAEKNRLKKDTIVTTVMSNLGFRKAVEAAGMKDVITQVGDRYVVEEMRKNDYNFGGEQSGHMIFLDYNTTGDGMLSGIQLLNVMKQTGKKLSELAAEVTVYPQKLVNIRVTDKHGAMDVPAIKAIVEQMEQEMNGDGRILVRPSGTEPLLRVMAEAPTQEKVDYYVDQIADVVKAEIGVE comes from the coding sequence ATGGGTAAATATTTTGGAACAGATGGTGTTCGAGGAATTGCAAATAAAGAATTGACACCAGAATTAGCGTTTAAATTGGGCCGCTTTGGCGGATATGTACTTAGTCAGCATGAAGATTCTACACGTCGTCCAAGAGTATTGGTTGGTCGCGATACACGTATTTCCGGACAATTATTGGAACAAGCGTTGATTGCTGGATTGTTGTCAGTAGGAATTGAAGTATTCCAATTAGGCGTCATCTCAACACCAGGTGTTGCTTATCTAACAAGACTGCAAAAAGCATCTGCTGGAGTCATGATTTCTGCTTCTCATAATCCTGCTGAGGATAATGGAATCAAATTCTTTGGTTCAGATGGCTTTAAGTTAGTCGATGATCAAGAGTTGGAAATCGAAGCATTACTTGACGCACAAGAAGATACATTGCCTCGACCTTCTGCAGAAGGTCTGGGTTCGTTAGATGAATTTCCAGAAGGCTTATTGAAATATTCACAATTTCTAGTTCAAACGATTCCGGGCGATTTATCAGGAATCACTGTTTGTATCGATGCTGCCAATGGAGCGACTGCAACTTCAGTTAACCGTTTATTTGCAGATTTAGAAACAGAGTTCTTTACTATGGGGACTAGTCCAAATGGCTTGAATATCAATGATGGTGTTGGCTCAACACATCCCGAAAAATTAGCAGAAATGGTTGTTGAAAAAAATGCGGATGTAGGTTTAGCATTTGATGGTGATGGTGACCGCATTATTGCAGTGGATGAGCTTGGGAATATCATTGATGGAGATAAAATCATGTTTATCTGTGCAAAATATTTGGCAGAAAAAAATCGTTTGAAAAAAGATACGATCGTAACCACTGTGATGAGTAATTTAGGCTTCCGTAAAGCTGTTGAGGCTGCCGGAATGAAAGATGTCATCACACAAGTTGGTGACCGCTATGTTGTAGAAGAAATGCGTAAAAACGACTATAATTTTGGCGGCGAACAATCAGGACATATGATCTTCTTAGATTACAATACAACAGGAGATGGAATGCTTTCTGGTATTCAACTATTGAACGTCATGAAACAAACAGGGAAAAAATTATCTGAACTAGCTGCAGAAGTGACTGTTTATCCACAAAAATTAGTAAATATCCGTGTGACAGATAAACATGGCGCAATGGATGTACCTGCAATCAAAGCAATCGTTGAACAGATGGAACAAGAAATGAATGGTGACGGACGTATTTTAGTTCGACCTTCAGGAACTGAACCACTACTACGTGTGATGGCTGAAGCACCAACACAAGAAAAAGTAGATTATTATGTGGATCAGATCGCTGACGTCGTGAAAGCTGAAATCGGTGTAGAATAG
- a CDS encoding CdaR family protein produces the protein MKRPSQSNWFSALLALLFALLLFFNANASNNSSVLVNTNQVYDEMLYNIPVQLEYDQDKYFVSGYEETVNVHLSSANRIQLNRESNEDTRNFQVVADLTKTSLGTSEIQLRVKGLSTAVTAEIEPKTITVTVEKKVTQSFDVQVQLPESIEAEGYTVEKTTISPKKVDITTGEETAKAIERVVAPLSNVKQSVDTIKQTVNVQALDNKGQVLSIENPAPQVRVVVELSLPSKEVGLSVAPTGSPPSGVANYTFSLSKLKAEIRGSNSVLDSIDAIEVPVDISNIRSSTKKKVKIPTSSEYIVSPEEVEVTINPIFTDSSVSYSETNGSQGSAGGYQSQQVPDSTPSSGSVSSSSSSSSSSEPVTETTTNDAPKENDTTEST, from the coding sequence ATGAAACGACCCTCTCAAAGCAATTGGTTTTCTGCATTACTTGCATTATTATTTGCATTACTACTATTTTTCAATGCAAATGCGTCAAACAATTCCTCTGTTTTAGTCAATACGAATCAAGTATATGATGAAATGCTCTACAATATTCCCGTTCAGCTGGAATACGATCAAGACAAGTACTTTGTTTCGGGGTATGAAGAAACAGTCAATGTTCATTTAAGCAGTGCCAATAGAATCCAGTTAAACCGTGAATCAAATGAAGATACTCGGAATTTTCAAGTAGTTGCCGATTTGACCAAGACCTCACTCGGAACTTCTGAGATCCAGTTGAGAGTCAAAGGATTGAGCACAGCCGTCACTGCGGAGATCGAGCCTAAAACAATCACTGTGACTGTGGAGAAGAAAGTGACTCAATCATTTGATGTACAGGTACAGTTGCCTGAGTCCATCGAAGCAGAAGGGTATACTGTAGAAAAAACGACGATCAGTCCTAAAAAAGTCGATATTACGACAGGTGAAGAAACGGCAAAAGCAATCGAACGAGTGGTTGCTCCATTATCGAATGTGAAGCAATCTGTTGATACGATCAAACAAACGGTGAATGTTCAGGCTCTCGACAATAAAGGACAAGTATTGAGTATTGAAAATCCAGCGCCGCAGGTCAGAGTAGTGGTTGAATTGTCCTTGCCTTCAAAAGAGGTAGGCTTGTCAGTGGCTCCAACAGGATCACCGCCGTCAGGAGTAGCGAATTATACGTTTAGTCTTTCAAAGTTGAAAGCGGAGATCAGAGGATCTAATTCTGTTTTAGATTCGATCGATGCAATTGAAGTTCCTGTAGATATCAGCAATATAAGATCTTCTACTAAGAAGAAAGTCAAGATACCTACAAGTTCAGAGTATATTGTTTCACCGGAGGAAGTAGAAGTAACGATCAATCCGATTTTTACAGACAGCAGTGTCAGCTATTCGGAAACGAATGGCAGTCAAGGGTCAGCGGGAGGATATCAAAGTCAGCAAGTACCTGACTCTACGCCTTCAAGCGGATCTGTCAGTTCGTCTAGTTCTTCATCATCATCCAGTGAGCCAGTCACAGAAACGACAACGAATGATGCACCAAAAGAAAATGATACTACTGAATCAACATGA
- a CDS encoding SAM hydrolase/SAM-dependent halogenase family protein — protein sequence MGKYLVLQTDFGLGDGAVSAMYGVAHMVSDEITIEDLTHEIPPYDIWAASYRLYQTVKYWPKGTVFVSVVDPGVGSARRSIVAKTSSGHYIITPDNGSLTHILHYQGIEEIRAIDEVTSRLPHSEESHTFHGRDIYAYNGARLASNEISFEELGSVVDTASITTLPLIEATQNEHILEGSIDVLDIRFGSLWTNIPLAFLKEAAISHGDQLQVTIYHKKKKVYQNIMKFAKSFADVNIGEPLVYVNSLVNIGVAVNQDSFSKLYHIGTGTDWTIQLRKAPKIIFE from the coding sequence ATGGGAAAATATTTAGTTTTACAAACAGATTTTGGTCTTGGTGATGGTGCAGTTAGTGCGATGTACGGCGTGGCACATATGGTCAGCGATGAAATCACCATTGAAGATTTGACCCACGAGATTCCCCCATATGATATTTGGGCAGCTTCTTATCGGTTGTATCAAACTGTCAAATACTGGCCGAAAGGAACTGTTTTTGTTTCGGTGGTCGATCCAGGTGTCGGCAGCGCCCGCAGAAGTATCGTTGCGAAAACAAGTTCAGGACATTACATCATCACACCGGATAATGGCTCGTTAACACACATTTTACACTATCAAGGAATCGAAGAAATTCGTGCAATCGATGAAGTAACTAGTCGCTTACCGCACTCAGAAGAAAGTCACACATTTCATGGTAGAGATATCTATGCGTATAACGGTGCGCGTCTTGCTAGTAATGAGATCTCTTTTGAAGAATTAGGCAGTGTTGTTGATACAGCTTCGATCACCACGTTGCCATTGATCGAAGCAACACAAAATGAGCATATATTAGAAGGTAGTATCGATGTACTGGACATTCGTTTTGGGTCACTATGGACGAATATTCCATTAGCATTTCTAAAGGAAGCAGCAATCAGTCATGGAGATCAGCTGCAAGTGACGATCTATCATAAAAAGAAAAAAGTGTATCAAAATATTATGAAATTTGCAAAATCATTTGCAGATGTCAATATCGGGGAACCGTTGGTGTATGTCAACTCATTGGTCAATATCGGAGTAGCTGTTAACCAAGATTCATTTTCGAAGTTATATCATATTGGAACTGGGACAGACTGGACGATCCAATTGAGAAAAGCACCAAAGATTATTTTTGAATAG
- the nifJ gene encoding pyruvate:ferredoxin (flavodoxin) oxidoreductase: protein MRKMKTMDGNTAAAYISYAFTELAAIYPITPSSTMAELVDQWSAEGKENIFGQPVKIVEMQSEAGAAGVVHGSLKTGALTTTYTASQGLLLMIPNMYKIAGELLPSVFHVASRAVTTNALNIFGDHGDVMAARQTGFAMLCESSVQEVMDLSAVAHLASVESSVPFINFFDGFRTSHEIQKIEVLEYDELAPLLNQEKVKEFRSRSMNPNHPSVSGTNQNPDIHFQQRETINRYYEEIPTIVKQYMDEINTLRGTDYDLVTYYGAEDAEEVIVSMGSAAQAIEQTIDYLAKQGRKVGFLNIHLYRPFPVENFLEKMPKTVKAIAVMDRTKEPGAGGEPLLLDVQSAMYESELRPMIIGGRYGLGSKDVLPNQIVAIYDELKKEKKAAKSRFTIGIVDDVTYTSLDCGEALDLTNPKTYQAKFWGFGSDGTVGANKSAIKIIGDHTDKYAQGFFYYDSKKSGGLTVSHLRFGETPIRSTYLIEHADFVACHTAAYLHTYDLVKGLKKGGTFLLNTVWNDEQLERFLPNKLKKYLAENGINFYTINAVKLASEVGLGGRINTAMETAFFKLADIMPFDEVLPILKEEAHKSYARKSMAVVEKNVQAIERTVELLHKVEVPEAWKTVEVKPKVRKANVTDYVHEIVEPINRQEGNELPVGAFIKNDMTDGRMPLGTTAVEKRGIAVEVPEWISDRCTMCNECAFVCPHAAIRPFLADDEEMDEAPEGYIVREMRGKDGLKYRIQVSVEDCTGCGLCVDACPAKGKALVMKPYEEQKEQAMNWAFSMTLKQKENPAKPNTVLGTQFNKPLLEFSGACSGCGETPYVKLLTQMFGDRMMIANATGCSSIWGGAAPVSPYTTNDEGQGPAWSNSLLEDNAEFGYGMLLANQTRREHLALKMTEAMPFASPELKLLMEDWIEHMHTGEGTQQRAAKLKAALLDEKTNQPALEAVYADHDLFVKNSQWMIGGDGWAYDIGYGGIDHVLASGADVNMLVLDNEVYSNTGGQTSKATPASAIAKFSASGKYVSKKDLGMMAMTYGNVYVAQIASGANQMQTIKAFEEAERFPGPSIIIAYTPCITHGLAGGMSKTLQEAKEAVNSGYWSLYRYNPELREAGKNPMTLDYKKPNFAEMKEFMRKQVRFSSLESTQPEFAGKLFDKTVDDAKNRFYNYARMAGQEEKIRAKLEKTDIDVVAEKAPRVKKERVVDPEAEARRAARRAERAAKRTKSEE, encoded by the coding sequence ATGCGAAAAATGAAGACGATGGATGGAAATACAGCAGCTGCTTACATATCGTATGCTTTTACAGAACTAGCAGCCATTTACCCGATCACACCTAGTTCAACAATGGCTGAATTAGTTGATCAATGGTCAGCAGAAGGCAAAGAAAATATCTTTGGTCAACCAGTCAAAATTGTTGAAATGCAGTCAGAAGCTGGAGCAGCAGGAGTCGTACACGGCTCATTGAAGACAGGTGCTTTGACAACGACATATACAGCTTCACAAGGCTTATTATTGATGATCCCGAATATGTACAAAATCGCTGGAGAATTACTGCCGTCAGTATTTCATGTTGCCAGTCGAGCTGTAACAACGAATGCATTGAATATTTTTGGCGATCATGGGGATGTGATGGCTGCCCGCCAAACTGGATTTGCCATGTTGTGTGAGAGCAGTGTGCAGGAAGTGATGGATTTATCGGCCGTTGCTCATTTGGCTTCAGTCGAATCAAGCGTACCGTTTATTAATTTTTTCGATGGCTTCAGAACAAGTCATGAAATTCAAAAAATCGAAGTGCTGGAATATGATGAGCTGGCGCCTTTATTAAATCAGGAAAAAGTCAAAGAATTCCGCAGTAGAAGCATGAACCCAAATCATCCTTCTGTCAGCGGAACAAATCAAAATCCAGATATCCATTTCCAACAACGTGAAACGATCAACCGTTACTATGAAGAAATTCCAACGATCGTGAAGCAATATATGGATGAAATCAATACTTTAAGAGGAACAGACTATGATTTAGTCACTTATTATGGTGCAGAAGACGCTGAAGAAGTCATTGTATCGATGGGTTCTGCTGCTCAAGCAATCGAACAGACGATCGATTACTTAGCTAAGCAAGGACGAAAAGTCGGCTTTTTAAATATTCATTTATATCGTCCGTTTCCAGTTGAGAACTTTTTAGAAAAAATGCCCAAAACCGTTAAAGCTATTGCAGTGATGGACCGTACGAAAGAACCAGGTGCTGGCGGAGAACCATTATTATTAGATGTTCAAAGTGCAATGTATGAATCAGAGTTACGTCCAATGATCATCGGGGGACGTTACGGATTAGGGTCAAAAGATGTCTTGCCCAACCAAATCGTCGCGATTTATGACGAGCTTAAAAAAGAAAAGAAAGCAGCAAAATCACGCTTTACGATCGGAATCGTTGATGATGTAACATATACTTCTTTGGATTGTGGTGAAGCACTTGATTTAACGAACCCGAAAACATACCAAGCAAAATTCTGGGGCTTTGGTTCAGACGGTACTGTTGGAGCTAATAAATCTGCAATCAAGATCATCGGTGATCATACTGATAAATATGCACAAGGCTTCTTTTACTACGATTCTAAAAAATCCGGCGGGCTGACCGTCTCTCATTTACGTTTTGGTGAAACGCCGATCCGTTCGACTTACTTGATCGAACATGCTGATTTTGTGGCTTGTCATACAGCGGCTTATTTGCATACGTACGATCTTGTCAAAGGATTGAAAAAAGGCGGTACGTTTTTACTAAATACCGTTTGGAATGATGAACAATTAGAACGCTTTTTACCCAACAAGCTAAAAAAATATCTCGCTGAAAATGGAATCAACTTCTATACAATCAATGCGGTTAAATTAGCGAGTGAAGTAGGTTTAGGCGGTCGCATCAATACAGCGATGGAGACAGCTTTTTTCAAGCTTGCTGACATTATGCCGTTTGACGAAGTGCTGCCGATTTTAAAAGAAGAAGCCCACAAAAGTTATGCTAGAAAATCAATGGCTGTCGTTGAAAAAAATGTGCAGGCGATCGAACGTACAGTAGAACTATTGCATAAAGTTGAAGTACCGGAGGCATGGAAAACAGTAGAAGTGAAACCGAAAGTCCGTAAAGCGAATGTGACGGATTATGTTCATGAAATTGTTGAGCCGATCAATCGTCAAGAAGGAAATGAGCTACCAGTTGGAGCATTTATCAAAAATGATATGACTGATGGCCGGATGCCGCTTGGAACAACGGCTGTTGAAAAACGCGGTATTGCGGTTGAAGTTCCAGAATGGATCAGTGATCGTTGCACAATGTGTAATGAATGTGCATTTGTGTGTCCTCATGCAGCGATTCGTCCATTTTTGGCAGATGATGAAGAGATGGACGAAGCGCCAGAAGGATATATCGTAAGAGAAATGCGCGGTAAAGACGGCTTGAAGTACCGAATCCAAGTTTCAGTAGAGGACTGTACTGGTTGTGGTTTGTGTGTAGATGCTTGCCCTGCTAAAGGAAAAGCTTTGGTTATGAAACCATACGAAGAGCAAAAAGAACAAGCGATGAACTGGGCGTTTTCGATGACCTTGAAACAAAAAGAAAATCCTGCTAAACCAAATACAGTGTTAGGGACTCAATTCAATAAACCATTATTAGAATTTTCAGGTGCTTGTTCAGGCTGTGGTGAAACGCCATACGTAAAATTATTAACACAAATGTTTGGCGACCGGATGATGATCGCAAATGCAACAGGCTGTTCTTCCATTTGGGGCGGTGCAGCTCCTGTGTCACCTTATACGACAAATGATGAAGGACAAGGACCTGCTTGGTCTAACTCTTTATTGGAAGATAATGCGGAATTTGGCTATGGAATGCTATTGGCGAATCAAACACGCCGTGAACATTTAGCCTTGAAGATGACAGAAGCGATGCCTTTTGCTTCTCCTGAATTAAAACTGTTGATGGAAGACTGGATCGAACATATGCATACTGGTGAAGGAACTCAGCAGCGTGCAGCGAAACTTAAAGCAGCATTACTGGATGAAAAAACGAATCAGCCTGCTTTAGAAGCAGTGTATGCGGATCATGATCTATTTGTGAAAAATAGTCAGTGGATGATTGGCGGCGACGGCTGGGCCTATGACATTGGTTACGGCGGGATCGATCATGTATTAGCTAGTGGAGCAGATGTAAATATGTTGGTTTTAGATAATGAGGTATATTCCAATACTGGTGGACAAACCTCAAAAGCCACACCGGCATCTGCGATTGCTAAGTTTTCAGCCAGCGGGAAATACGTTTCTAAAAAAGATTTAGGGATGATGGCGATGACCTACGGCAATGTCTATGTGGCGCAAATCGCATCAGGAGCAAACCAAATGCAGACGATCAAAGCGTTTGAAGAAGCTGAACGCTTCCCTGGACCTTCGATCATCATTGCCTACACACCTTGTATCACTCATGGCTTAGCGGGCGGTATGAGCAAGACTTTACAAGAAGCGAAAGAAGCAGTCAACTCTGGCTATTGGTCACTTTATCGTTATAATCCTGAACTTAGAGAAGCTGGAAAAAATCCAATGACGCTAGATTATAAAAAGCCGAATTTTGCTGAAATGAAAGAATTTATGCGTAAACAAGTTCGTTTCTCTTCTTTAGAATCCACTCAGCCGGAATTTGCTGGTAAGCTATTCGATAAGACAGTAGATGATGCGAAGAATCGGTTTTATAATTATGCGCGAATGGCTGGGCAAGAAGAAAAAATCAGGGCAAAACTAGAAAAGACAGATATAGACGTAGTTGCAGAAAAGGCTCCGCGGGTCAAAAAAGAACGTGTTGTTGATCCGGAAGCGGAAGCTAGACGTGCTGCTAGACGAGCAGAACGGGCAGCAAAACGAACTAAATCAGAAGAATAA
- a CDS encoding DUF3114 domain-containing protein, producing the protein MKVKKELLTTITDDHIPKTLSLTDRTVYTLTLKIQCNKQVDHGWDRDALNCYAEYLKKRIDEKPIVFEHLLEESEKQLFLIGSPLYEQLFIHSNLSNKEKVHLVIKQLGGFLDDNNDLAFSLTEYAVDPDLAPGFSFLDIFAKTVQKAYPNGLEIKDSDKKIDRSTIKKNYPDETMLHQFRHRLDKHNVLYVKEYRQKHNLPTDEAAIKMILKDGWFYADPQYHNRALLDIDVTADDIHSGQRVLTKRGLLKKIRKRGFYRKILSADYHSEFIIDEAGELISQWTTRTQETAYQQMPIANGESFNYGERPRYEPTKSHNRLDGMPPHYFDPTQRMQIKKNWISPKDDWFYQVIRRLAEKGCRFKKKVK; encoded by the coding sequence ATGAAGGTGAAAAAGGAATTATTAACAACTATCACTGACGATCACATCCCTAAAACTCTTTCACTGACTGACAGAACTGTCTATACTCTTACGCTCAAAATCCAATGTAATAAACAAGTCGATCATGGTTGGGATAGGGATGCACTAAATTGCTATGCAGAATATCTAAAAAAAAGAATAGATGAAAAACCGATAGTATTTGAACACTTACTTGAAGAGAGTGAGAAGCAACTTTTTCTTATTGGGTCTCCTTTATACGAACAATTATTTATTCATAGTAACTTATCTAATAAAGAAAAAGTTCATTTGGTTATAAAACAATTGGGTGGTTTTCTGGATGATAATAATGATTTGGCATTTTCTCTGACAGAGTATGCAGTTGATCCAGATCTAGCGCCAGGCTTTTCTTTTTTAGATATTTTTGCAAAAACTGTTCAAAAAGCGTATCCAAATGGATTGGAAATCAAAGACTCAGATAAAAAGATAGACCGATCAACTATCAAAAAAAATTATCCTGATGAGACCATGCTGCATCAATTTCGCCATCGATTAGACAAACACAACGTGTTATATGTAAAAGAATATCGTCAGAAGCATAATCTACCCACCGATGAAGCAGCAATCAAAATGATTCTAAAGGATGGATGGTTTTACGCAGATCCGCAGTATCACAATCGAGCACTTTTAGATATAGATGTGACAGCAGATGATATTCATAGCGGGCAACGAGTCTTAACAAAAAGAGGATTGCTCAAAAAAATCAGAAAGCGCGGCTTCTATCGAAAAATTTTATCTGCTGATTATCATAGTGAATTTATTATTGATGAAGCAGGAGAGTTGATCAGCCAGTGGACGACGAGAACACAAGAAACAGCTTACCAGCAAATGCCGATCGCCAACGGTGAATCTTTCAATTACGGCGAACGCCCTCGGTATGAACCGACCAAAAGCCATAATCGATTAGATGGTATGCCACCTCATTATTTTGATCCAACTCAGCGGATGCAGATCAAAAAGAATTGGATTTCGCCAAAAGATGACTGGTTTTATCAAGTGATTCGCCGCTTAGCTGAAAAAGGTTGTCGATTTAAGAAAAAAGTAAAGTAA
- the cdaA gene encoding diadenylate cyclase CdaA — MSFQLSRLVDLNYWQQLISSDFLSRDYIINIIDILVVWYLVYKLIMLVRGTKAVQLLKGVAVFIVIRILSEIIGLHTLSWLMNQVIMYGVIAAVVIFQPEVRRGLEHLGRSSFFRATKSEQQEDEKMILAFDKAIQYMSKRKIGALITVERNTGLDEYIETGIDLDADISGELLINIFIPNTPLHDGAVIVKQGKIAVASAYLPLSESNLIPKEFGTRHRAAVGISEVSDAVTIIVSEETGDVSLTLNNDLIPRLTQEEYLKILRAELVPEEGNKDKKNLLQHFIDGVTKGAKKK, encoded by the coding sequence ATGTCTTTTCAACTTAGTCGATTAGTCGATTTAAATTATTGGCAGCAATTGATATCATCTGATTTCTTATCCCGTGATTATATTATCAATATTATTGATATCTTAGTTGTATGGTATCTTGTCTATAAGCTGATTATGCTCGTTCGAGGAACCAAAGCTGTTCAGCTGCTTAAAGGAGTCGCTGTCTTTATAGTCATTCGGATACTAAGTGAGATCATTGGACTACATACATTATCATGGTTGATGAATCAAGTAATCATGTATGGTGTGATTGCTGCTGTCGTTATTTTTCAACCAGAAGTCCGGCGTGGGCTGGAGCATTTAGGTCGAAGTTCTTTTTTTAGAGCAACAAAATCTGAGCAGCAAGAAGACGAGAAGATGATCTTGGCTTTTGACAAAGCGATCCAGTATATGTCAAAACGGAAAATCGGTGCGCTGATCACCGTCGAGCGAAATACAGGATTAGACGAATATATCGAAACAGGGATCGATCTAGATGCAGATATCTCAGGAGAATTGCTGATCAACATTTTTATTCCTAATACACCGTTACATGATGGTGCGGTGATTGTAAAGCAGGGCAAAATTGCTGTTGCAAGTGCCTACTTGCCGTTGTCAGAAAGTAATTTGATCCCTAAAGAATTTGGGACACGTCACAGAGCAGCAGTCGGAATCAGCGAAGTCAGCGATGCGGTAACGATCATCGTGTCAGAAGAAACAGGCGATGTTAGCTTGACGTTGAACAATGATCTGATTCCGCGTTTGACTCAGGAAGAATATCTTAAAATTCTTCGAGCAGAATTAGTACCAGAAGAAGGAAACAAAGATAAAAAGAATCTTTTGCAGCACTTTATCGATGGTGTAACGAAAGGGGCGAAAAAGAAATGA
- a CDS encoding YrdB family protein, producing MKPFQVMNAVFAFFLEVLSVFILGYWGFTFQAGKMVQVLLGLAAPILVCLIWSRWCAPGSDKRLEGAALFLLKSSIFILVTFSLANVTNLLAASIFAGLSTSHLVVSAYVKKSELTKDVVIY from the coding sequence ATGAAACCCTTTCAAGTGATGAACGCGGTGTTTGCTTTCTTTCTTGAAGTGTTGTCAGTTTTTATTTTGGGATACTGGGGATTTACATTTCAAGCAGGAAAAATGGTGCAAGTTTTGTTAGGACTAGCAGCTCCTATTTTGGTTTGTTTGATTTGGAGCAGGTGGTGTGCACCGGGTTCTGACAAACGTTTAGAAGGCGCAGCACTATTTTTGCTGAAAAGTTCTATTTTTATTTTAGTTACGTTTTCTTTAGCTAATGTGACTAATCTTTTAGCTGCCAGTATTTTTGCAGGTTTATCAACAAGTCATTTAGTTGTCAGTGCCTATGTAAAAAAATCTGAGCTAACGAAGGACGTAGTTATTTATTAA